A single window of Nitrososphaera sp. DNA harbors:
- a CDS encoding phosphoglycolate phosphatase translates to MDSALRVFAVDIDGTLTENGGGAIHLGALSKLRYLERLGHKVVYVTGRSSIEAYVLAVFGGTTKVAVGENGGAITVAPQDHKLLASKEKCEAGYQLLKKSLDGVQIKPVFPRMTEVVLLRTFDLAEAQRILDENHLDLYMSDSKYAFHINEKGVDKGFGLKSALELLDAEQERTIAIGDSETDIPMFRECGVSIALGHSEKPVKDAATHVVSGGAGHGLVEAIDYVALKYLGASTLKQENAAPT, encoded by the coding sequence TTGGACTCTGCGCTCCGGGTTTTTGCCGTCGACATCGACGGCACGCTCACCGAAAACGGCGGTGGCGCGATTCATCTGGGAGCGCTGTCCAAACTGCGCTATCTTGAGAGGCTCGGGCACAAGGTCGTCTATGTCACCGGCAGGTCTTCCATTGAAGCGTACGTCCTTGCGGTGTTTGGCGGAACCACAAAAGTCGCAGTAGGCGAGAACGGAGGCGCAATTACGGTCGCTCCGCAGGACCACAAGCTGCTTGCAAGCAAGGAAAAATGCGAGGCAGGCTACCAGCTTTTGAAAAAGTCGCTTGATGGCGTCCAGATAAAGCCCGTCTTTCCAAGAATGACCGAGGTGGTCTTGCTGCGGACCTTTGACCTGGCCGAGGCGCAGAGAATTCTTGACGAGAATCATCTGGACCTTTACATGTCTGACAGCAAGTATGCATTTCACATTAACGAAAAGGGCGTCGACAAGGGGTTCGGGCTAAAGAGCGCTTTGGAGCTTTTGGATGCAGAGCAGGAGCGGACCATCGCCATAGGCGACAGTGAAACGGATATCCCTATGTTCCGAGAGTGCGGCGTCAGCATTGCACTGGGACACTCCGAAAAACCTGTCAAGGACGCGGCCACTCATGTAGTGAGCGGCGGAGCCGGACACGGACTTGTAGAAGCCATCGACTATGTCGCGCTCAAATATCTCGGCGCAAGCACACTCAAACAGGAAAACGCGGCGCCGACATGA
- a CDS encoding arginine--tRNA ligase has product MTFRLVVSEIRDAVSDSLAELGFPAVPFDVSEPPRKEFGDITCNVAFLLGKQLKNAPPKIAAQIIDRLRARQKPDSFVKSIEPHPAGYINFRIEFAKLSETTVSKVLAEGLAYGRYDSGDKSQIVIEHTSVNPNKALHVGHMRNVILGDSLYRIMKAANHPVTVLNYVDDSGLQVADIVVGFRFAGFATQPPDPSTKFDKYCGDEVYVKVNELYTKNPELAEKRKVVLREIEEGRSELAQFAASVTTKVLRDQLQTCWRMKARYDLLNFESQIVHSRLWQQSFELMKENGLVRLETEGKNAGCWVIEAEGEEDKVVVRSDGTATYIAKDIPYAAWKIGLVADPFSYNEFARQWDGSVLMQTTLADGVEDYPRFSGGNKVITLIDSRQARLQRIISQVLSKMGAQGREYLHLGYEAVTLSADTARSLGIEIGDRQFMHMSGRKGVYVNADFVLDMLHAKAYEEVRARNPEFSDRQLHDIAEQIAVSAVRYNLTKQDLDKIITFDIKESLSLEGDTGPYMQYAYARAQRIIEKSGAEVTVNKSLSLLVLEREAELVKEISKLDMVVEEAARSLSPKSIARYAYSLATAFNLFYEHVQVLREPDKELLMARLALVKAFGIALKNALELLGVSALERM; this is encoded by the coding sequence ATGACCTTTCGACTTGTCGTTTCGGAAATCCGCGATGCCGTGTCAGATTCTCTTGCGGAGCTGGGCTTTCCTGCAGTGCCTTTTGACGTCTCGGAGCCCCCACGGAAGGAATTTGGCGACATAACCTGCAACGTCGCCTTTTTGCTCGGCAAGCAGCTAAAGAATGCGCCCCCAAAAATTGCGGCGCAGATAATCGACAGGTTAAGGGCGCGGCAGAAGCCTGATTCTTTCGTAAAATCCATCGAGCCCCACCCTGCAGGCTACATCAATTTCCGCATAGAATTTGCCAAGCTGTCAGAGACAACGGTTTCAAAGGTTCTGGCAGAAGGCCTTGCCTACGGCAGGTACGACTCTGGAGACAAATCGCAGATTGTAATCGAGCACACGAGCGTCAACCCGAACAAGGCGCTCCATGTCGGCCACATGCGAAACGTCATCCTCGGCGATTCGCTCTACAGGATAATGAAAGCCGCCAACCATCCTGTCACGGTGCTAAATTACGTCGACGACTCGGGTCTTCAGGTCGCAGACATTGTCGTGGGGTTCAGGTTTGCAGGCTTTGCCACCCAGCCGCCCGACCCGTCGACCAAGTTCGACAAGTACTGCGGCGACGAGGTTTACGTAAAGGTAAACGAACTCTATACAAAAAATCCCGAGTTAGCAGAAAAACGCAAGGTGGTGCTCAGGGAAATCGAGGAGGGCAGGTCGGAGCTGGCGCAGTTTGCGGCGTCCGTCACCACAAAGGTCCTCCGGGACCAGCTGCAGACCTGCTGGCGAATGAAGGCACGCTACGACCTGCTCAACTTTGAATCGCAGATCGTGCACTCGCGCCTGTGGCAGCAGTCGTTTGAACTCATGAAAGAAAACGGGCTGGTCAGACTGGAAACCGAAGGCAAGAACGCGGGCTGCTGGGTAATTGAGGCCGAGGGAGAGGAGGACAAGGTCGTCGTCCGAAGCGACGGGACTGCCACCTACATAGCAAAGGACATACCCTACGCCGCATGGAAGATCGGGCTTGTCGCCGACCCATTTTCGTACAACGAATTTGCGCGGCAGTGGGATGGCTCGGTGCTTATGCAGACAACGCTTGCTGATGGCGTTGAGGATTATCCGCGCTTTTCCGGCGGCAATAAGGTGATAACGCTTATCGATTCAAGGCAGGCCCGGCTCCAGAGGATAATCTCCCAAGTACTCTCAAAGATGGGCGCACAGGGAAGGGAGTACCTTCACCTTGGGTATGAGGCCGTGACGCTCTCTGCCGACACGGCAAGGTCGCTTGGGATAGAGATAGGCGACAGGCAGTTCATGCACATGTCCGGCAGAAAGGGTGTCTATGTAAACGCCGACTTTGTACTTGACATGCTGCACGCAAAGGCCTACGAGGAAGTCAGGGCGAGAAACCCCGAGTTTTCAGACCGCCAGCTGCACGACATCGCGGAGCAGATTGCAGTCTCTGCTGTCAGGTACAACCTGACAAAGCAGGATTTGGACAAGATTATCACTTTTGACATTAAAGAGTCGCTGAGCCTTGAAGGTGACACCGGGCCCTACATGCAGTACGCTTACGCCCGCGCCCAGCGAATAATCGAAAAGTCTGGCGCCGAGGTCACGGTAAACAAGTCACTTTCACTTCTTGTCCTTGAGCGCGAGGCGGAGCTTGTCAAAGAGATTTCAAAACTTGACATGGTGGTGGAGGAGGCCGCCCGCTCGCTGAGCCCAAAATCAATCGCCCGGTATGCCTATTCTCTTGCGACTGCATTTAACCTCTTTTACGAGCACGTGCAGGTGCTCAGGGAGCCGGACAAAGAGCTCTTGATGGCGCGCCTGGCACTTGTCAAGGCATTTGGCATCGCGCTGAAAAATGCACTCGAGCTTCTTGGAGTTTCCGCACTTGAGCGGATGTAA
- a CDS encoding tRNA (adenine-N1)-methyltransferase produces MKIEEGSYVLLFHTARKKWLAKVTQDKRLHTHLGIIDISSTIGMEYGSAIQTTEGKRIFLIEPTVHDFIMKSERRTQILYPKDLGYIAARAGLKNGSKVLEIGTGSGAAATFMASIVKPQGHIYTFDVNPDFMEMARRNIDKAGMADFVTLHLHDPHLGVQVREADLALVDLGDPWTVLDQVHVALKGSGAFVAICPTMNQIEKTATELKKSGYTDVECIELMIRNIEAREGMTRPSMRMIGHTTYLVFARKVNEKDGWPVAGQSDASAQTEMEQEGEDAGELDSPEN; encoded by the coding sequence TTGAAAATCGAGGAAGGCTCGTATGTCTTGTTGTTTCACACTGCTCGAAAAAAGTGGCTTGCCAAGGTAACGCAGGACAAGAGGCTGCACACTCACCTTGGCATAATCGACATTTCTTCAACTATAGGGATGGAGTACGGCTCGGCAATCCAGACGACTGAGGGCAAGCGGATATTCCTCATAGAGCCGACGGTTCATGACTTTATCATGAAATCAGAGAGACGCACGCAGATCCTCTACCCGAAGGACCTTGGATACATTGCGGCTAGGGCAGGGCTCAAGAATGGATCGAAGGTTCTGGAGATTGGAACAGGCAGCGGTGCGGCCGCCACGTTTATGGCCAGCATCGTCAAGCCCCAGGGGCACATTTACACCTTTGACGTCAACCCCGACTTTATGGAGATGGCAAGGAGGAACATCGACAAGGCAGGCATGGCAGATTTCGTGACGCTTCACCTGCACGACCCCCACCTAGGAGTGCAAGTCCGCGAGGCGGATCTTGCGCTCGTCGACCTCGGCGACCCTTGGACGGTCCTCGATCAGGTCCATGTGGCGCTCAAGGGAAGTGGAGCGTTTGTAGCCATTTGCCCCACCATGAACCAGATAGAAAAGACCGCGACCGAGCTCAAGAAAAGCGGGTACACGGACGTTGAATGCATAGAACTGATGATACGAAACATCGAGGCAAGGGAGGGCATGACCCGGCCTTCGATGAGAATGATAGGCCACACGACGTATCTTGTATTTGCGAGGAAGGTAAATGAGAAGGATGGATGGCCCGTTGCCGGGCAGAGCGATGCCTCTGCTCAGACGGAGATGGAGCAGGAAGGCGAAGACGCCGGCGAACTGGATAGTCCCGAGAACTAG
- a CDS encoding DUF192 domain-containing protein yields the protein MRSTTIVIIAVAAASTIAVVFASIFAFVPGERHLPPIGASAISKTAGNASAPADPTANYTKANVTVNNFTLVAAIAETESQKETGLDVRSSMAENQGMLFPFPEEGDHAFWMKGMKFPIDIIWLDANKTVIHIEHSLPPCTGSDLMCPTHDASQKSMYVLETTAGFSDRHSVREGTRIAFNLTRS from the coding sequence TTGCGTTCTACCACCATTGTGATCATTGCAGTTGCAGCCGCCTCTACGATAGCAGTGGTCTTTGCATCTATCTTCGCATTTGTTCCCGGCGAGCGGCACCTGCCTCCGATAGGTGCCAGCGCGATTTCAAAGACGGCCGGAAATGCCTCGGCGCCGGCAGACCCCACGGCAAACTACACCAAGGCCAACGTGACTGTCAACAACTTTACTCTAGTTGCGGCGATAGCAGAGACAGAATCGCAGAAGGAGACTGGGCTTGATGTCAGGAGCTCCATGGCTGAAAACCAGGGGATGCTCTTCCCGTTCCCCGAAGAGGGCGACCATGCATTCTGGATGAAGGGTATGAAGTTTCCAATCGATATAATCTGGCTTGACGCCAACAAGACGGTTATCCATATCGAGCACAGCCTGCCCCCCTGCACTGGAAGCGACCTTATGTGCCCTACCCACGACGCATCTCAAAAGTCAATGTACGTGCTAGAGACTACTGCTGGCTTTTCCGACAGGCACTCGGTAAGGGAGGGAACGCGTATCGCGTTCAACCTGACCCGCAGCTAG
- a CDS encoding helix-turn-helix domain-containing protein: protein MTNKPINTARDDRTVSRRDDSGDLTGSLEEFGLSKYEARAYLTMIGKGSLAASEIAYYANLPRTKIYQTLKKLEKKRLAVVSKQKPLICSAIPPEEAFGEIVGLHERRLKNMRQLVEQLQKINDEGQRPKGSEERRYFILDAQSALAKIAELISAARDSVSAALDDWGIRLVSQCRPALVRALTNGVHVRFMLSSQCVGSEYIFSLPDNIELRGGNFSSNLIAIDSVQMVSVDSSNGKAALFSSTDSYGLGQLRGFEESWNAAAEVGFLLDTQPATAARAVALARAVENGLSATMLEYAIAGKEMPDELADIMERKYELRLSEINPAEMISAVDSALKLTCTGWLKQDKTNNTLSLQPREDRKHMLPWALLLSAYFKRLGCEPRLMQLAGSHASASQAIHLKLAKAPPLAPPAQV from the coding sequence TTGACTAACAAGCCGATTAACACCGCAAGGGATGACCGGACGGTATCTCGCCGAGACGACTCGGGAGACCTGACAGGAAGCCTTGAGGAGTTTGGCCTCTCAAAATACGAGGCCAGGGCATACCTTACCATGATAGGCAAGGGCTCGCTTGCCGCAAGCGAGATAGCATACTATGCCAACCTTCCGCGCACCAAGATTTACCAGACTCTCAAAAAGCTCGAGAAAAAGAGGCTCGCTGTGGTTTCAAAGCAAAAGCCCCTCATTTGCAGTGCCATACCTCCCGAGGAGGCTTTTGGTGAGATTGTCGGACTGCACGAGCGCAGGCTAAAGAACATGCGCCAGCTGGTTGAGCAGCTTCAAAAGATAAACGACGAGGGCCAGAGGCCAAAGGGCTCCGAAGAGCGCAGGTACTTTATCCTCGACGCCCAGTCGGCGCTTGCCAAGATTGCGGAGCTGATTTCAGCTGCAAGGGATTCTGTTTCGGCAGCCCTTGACGACTGGGGGATCAGGCTGGTCTCCCAGTGCAGGCCTGCGCTAGTGCGGGCGCTTACGAATGGCGTGCACGTCAGGTTCATGCTCTCCTCGCAGTGCGTAGGCAGCGAGTACATATTCTCGCTCCCGGACAACATCGAGCTTCGCGGCGGCAACTTTAGCTCAAACCTGATTGCGATTGATTCGGTCCAGATGGTTTCCGTTGACAGCAGCAACGGCAAGGCCGCGTTGTTTTCCTCGACGGATTCGTACGGGCTTGGCCAGCTTAGAGGCTTTGAAGAGTCCTGGAATGCCGCGGCTGAGGTTGGGTTCTTGCTGGACACGCAGCCCGCGACGGCTGCCAGGGCGGTGGCGCTTGCACGGGCAGTGGAAAACGGCCTGTCGGCAACGATGCTCGAATATGCGATAGCCGGCAAGGAGATGCCCGACGAACTTGCCGACATTATGGAGCGCAAGTACGAGCTGAGGCTGTCTGAGATAAATCCGGCTGAAATGATCTCTGCGGTGGATTCCGCGCTAAAACTGACCTGCACCGGATGGCTCAAGCAGGACAAGACAAACAACACCCTGAGCCTTCAGCCGCGTGAGGACAGGAAGCACATGCTGCCGTGGGCACTCTTGCTTTCGGCGTATTTCAAGCGGCTCGGCTGCGAGCCGCGGCTCATGCAGCTGGCGGGCTCCCATGCCTCAGCATCCCAGGCAATCCACCTGAAGCTGGCAAAGGCGCCTCCTCTGGCTCCTCCAGCGCAGGTCTGA